In the genome of Propionispora hippei DSM 15287, the window TTGCTAGTACATGGTTTTTTGTCGATAACAATAAAATCATAAAAAGTTCTTTGTTTTCATATCTAAGCCTGGACATCATCAAATCAGCAACATCACGGGGAGAATGAATGACCGGTTTTTCGAGAATTGTCGAAGAGTGCAATCTTTTGCCCAATTCAATGGCAGCAACAATTGTCACTGCCTTTACCATACCAATTCCCTTAATCTTACTGATTGCTTGCGGAGAAATATTGGAAAAGGCACCGATTCCTGTACTTTCATATTGCTTTAAGAGACGCTCAGCCACTCGCATAACCGAGTCCTGCTTTGTCCCGCTTCTGAGCAAAATCGCCAGCAATTCCGCATTACTTAATGCCTCCGGTCCTTTT includes:
- the radC gene encoding RadC family protein, with protein sequence MTGKLEAKSLMIKELPQEERPREKLLAKGPEALSNAELLAILLRSGTKQDSVMRVAERLLKQYESTGIGAFSNISPQAISKIKGIGMVKAVTIVAAIELGKRLHSSTILEKPVIHSPRDVADLMMSRLRYENKELFMILLLSTKNHVLATPVISVGTLNASLVHPREVFREVIHYPAASVILLHNHPSGDPNPSKDDIALTKKLIDAGKILDISVLDHVIIGDNKYVSLKEKGII